Proteins encoded by one window of Rubrobacter indicoceani:
- a CDS encoding ATP-dependent Clp protease adaptor ClpS, producing the protein MIDTRRKPERVPRTKQKSRIEPPYNVLLHNDWDNSMTRVVLVLKRTIPGMTLAKATKLMYEAHSHGQAVVKSCHRELAEMYEERLQAEGLTASIDKA; encoded by the coding sequence ATGATAGATACGAGGAGAAAACCAGAGCGGGTTCCGAGGACAAAGCAGAAGAGCAGGATCGAGCCGCCGTACAACGTGCTGCTGCACAACGACTGGGACAACTCCATGACCCGCGTGGTCCTTGTCCTGAAGAGGACTATCCCCGGCATGACCCTCGCCAAAGCCACGAAGCTTATGTACGAGGCCCACTCGCACGGTCAGGCCGTCGTCAAGAGTTGCCACAGGGAGCTGGCCGAGATGTACGAGGAACGCCTGCAGGCCGAGGGCCTCACCGCCTCCATAGACAAAGCGTAG
- a CDS encoding pilus assembly FimT family protein codes for MQPRKKTETENDRGFTLPELLIVMVLLGILAAIAIPSFFSFIDSRNAASAANQITADLRLSHGTARNRLSNIQVTFNTTSNCYNVAGNGISRNRCLPEGTKFISSITAVEFKADGSAVVSGSGDIGVARASRSTPEYRLRLNTQTSRIEVV; via the coding sequence ATGCAGCCGAGGAAAAAGACAGAGACGGAAAACGACCGGGGCTTCACGCTGCCGGAGTTGCTGATCGTCATGGTCCTCCTGGGCATACTGGCGGCGATAGCGATACCGAGCTTCTTCAGTTTTATAGACAGCCGGAACGCGGCCTCTGCCGCCAACCAGATTACTGCCGATCTGCGTCTCTCGCACGGAACGGCCCGAAACCGCCTCTCAAATATCCAGGTGACTTTCAACACGACTTCGAACTGCTACAACGTAGCGGGAAACGGTATAAGCCGGAACCGATGCTTACCCGAGGGCACCAAGTTCATCTCGTCCATAACGGCGGTGGAGTTCAAGGCAGATGGCAGCGCCGTTGTCTCCGGCTCGGGGGACATCGGGGTGGCGCGGGCGTCCCGATCCACGCCCGAGTACAGGCTTCGTCTCAACACTCAGACCTCGCGGATTGAAGTTGTCTAG
- a CDS encoding MarC family protein: MSEFLFNAFITLLVVVDPPGLAPVFAALTRGYGPKRRREAAVKGTLIGAGILLIFALVGDALLGALGISLDAFRIAGGVLLFILALDMVFASPRGLHARSVQQQEEDEYATDITVFPLSIPLIAGPGAIATVLLFTGGAAPARTALFIGVLAAVLALTLVSLLLAPLITRLLGETGANVLSRVLGVVVAALAVQFILDGIRSGLLG, translated from the coding sequence TTGAGCGAGTTCCTCTTCAACGCCTTTATAACGCTTCTGGTGGTCGTGGACCCGCCGGGCCTCGCGCCGGTCTTCGCCGCGCTCACGCGGGGTTACGGCCCGAAACGCAGGCGCGAGGCCGCCGTAAAAGGGACGCTCATCGGGGCCGGGATACTGCTTATCTTCGCGCTTGTCGGCGACGCGCTGCTCGGCGCCCTCGGCATCAGCCTCGACGCGTTCAGGATAGCGGGGGGCGTCCTGCTCTTTATCCTCGCCCTCGACATGGTCTTCGCCTCCCCGCGCGGCCTGCACGCCCGCTCCGTACAGCAGCAGGAAGAGGACGAGTACGCCACGGACATAACCGTCTTCCCGCTCTCCATCCCGCTTATCGCCGGGCCGGGGGCCATAGCGACCGTCCTGCTCTTCACCGGCGGGGCCGCCCCCGCCCGGACCGCGCTGTTCATCGGGGTGCTGGCCGCTGTTCTCGCCCTGACGCTTGTATCGCTGCTCCTCGCGCCGCTTATCACCCGGCTGCTCGGGGAGACGGGGGCAAACGTGCTCTCCCGCGTTCTCGGGGTCGTGGTGGCCGCGCTCGCCGTGCAGTTTATCCTCGACGGCATACGTTCAGGCCTGCTCGGCTAG
- the mdlC gene encoding benzoylformate decarboxylase: protein MPTVRDATLDLLRELGMTTVFGNPGSTELPMLRDWPPDFRYILALHEAAALGMAEGYARQTGNAAFVNLHTAPGLGNAMGQMVTAWHNRTPLVVTAGQQHRDHIAREPMLKGELTELAKPYVKRSHEPRRAGDVPHEILRAYHTAMTAPQGPVFLSIPMDDWDAQAEPVEVTSVSYRRAPDPDGLAAASEVLAAAQNPAIVVGPGVARSVGPKGSAGGFGSVVALAEKLRAPVFQEGVVALSGFPQRHPLFQGFLPLAQKPLAAKLAPYDAVLVVGTRVFSYYPYVPGPVVEGETSVVLITDDPEEAAFSPTGRSIIGDVELSCGGLLGLLPESDRTPPVPVKTPGKPEPSDPMSVAFVMDAVSRTLPEDAVVADESTSSKGMLHRFVKPDSPDAYLSSEAGGLGFCLPASVGAKLAMPDRTVACIIGDGSSMYSIQALWTAASYGVGVVFVIINNRGYSILKSFRDVLGLEGVPGLDVPGLDHVQIARGFGVEGEAVRSPGDLEAALVRAVESGRNGRPYLVNAVVSGDVPPLL from the coding sequence ATGCCGACGGTCAGGGACGCAACGCTGGACTTGCTCAGGGAACTCGGTATGACGACGGTCTTCGGAAACCCCGGCTCCACCGAGCTGCCGATGCTCCGGGACTGGCCGCCCGACTTTCGCTACATCCTTGCCCTGCACGAAGCCGCCGCGCTCGGGATGGCGGAGGGCTACGCCCGGCAGACCGGGAACGCGGCCTTCGTCAACCTCCACACCGCCCCCGGCCTCGGGAACGCGATGGGCCAGATGGTAACGGCTTGGCACAACAGAACGCCCCTCGTCGTTACCGCCGGGCAGCAGCACCGGGACCACATCGCCCGCGAACCCATGCTCAAGGGCGAGCTTACGGAGCTTGCAAAGCCCTACGTCAAGCGCAGCCACGAACCCCGCCGCGCCGGGGACGTGCCGCACGAGATACTCCGCGCCTACCACACCGCCATGACCGCCCCGCAGGGTCCGGTTTTTCTTTCGATCCCGATGGACGACTGGGACGCGCAGGCGGAACCCGTGGAGGTCACGAGCGTCTCCTACCGCCGGGCCCCCGACCCCGACGGGCTTGCAGCGGCCTCGGAGGTTCTCGCCGCCGCGCAGAACCCGGCCATCGTTGTCGGGCCGGGGGTTGCGCGCTCGGTCGGGCCGAAGGGCTCCGCCGGGGGCTTCGGCTCCGTCGTGGCCCTGGCGGAGAAGCTCCGCGCCCCGGTTTTCCAGGAGGGGGTCGTCGCCCTCTCCGGCTTTCCGCAGCGACATCCGCTTTTTCAGGGGTTTCTGCCGCTTGCGCAGAAGCCCCTCGCCGCAAAGCTCGCCCCCTACGACGCGGTGCTGGTCGTCGGAACCCGGGTGTTCTCGTACTACCCGTACGTCCCCGGCCCGGTCGTCGAGGGGGAGACCTCGGTTGTCCTGATCACCGACGACCCGGAAGAGGCGGCGTTCTCCCCGACGGGCCGGAGCATCATCGGGGACGTGGAGCTTTCGTGCGGCGGTCTTCTGGGACTTCTGCCGGAGTCCGACCGGACCCCGCCCGTCCCCGTAAAGACCCCCGGAAAACCCGAGCCGTCCGACCCGATGAGCGTGGCGTTCGTTATGGACGCCGTCTCCCGGACGCTCCCGGAGGACGCCGTTGTTGCAGACGAGTCGACGTCGAGCAAGGGGATGCTCCACCGGTTTGTAAAGCCGGACTCACCGGACGCCTATCTCTCCTCGGAGGCCGGAGGTCTCGGGTTCTGCCTGCCCGCCTCGGTCGGGGCGAAGCTCGCCATGCCCGACCGGACGGTCGCCTGCATAATCGGGGACGGGAGCAGCATGTACTCCATACAGGCTCTCTGGACGGCGGCGAGCTACGGCGTGGGGGTTGTCTTTGTCATCATAAACAACCGGGGGTATTCGATCCTCAAGAGCTTCCGGGACGTGCTCGGCCTGGAGGGCGTGCCGGGTCTGGACGTCCCCGGACTGGACCACGTCCAGATAGCCCGGGGGTTCGGGGTCGAGGGCGAGGCGGTCCGGTCGCCGGGCGACCTCGAAGCCGCCCTTGTCCGAGCCGTCGAGTCGGGCAGAAACGGCAGGCCGTACCTCGTGAACGCCGTCGTGAGCGGCGATGTGCCGCCGCTGCTCTAA
- a CDS encoding flavin reductase family protein → MTPGEELRSVMRHFPGGVTVVTCGPEEDAEGMTASAVISVSLDPPLMLVSVQRDARIRDKILDRKHYAINFLAEDQEGLSRLFASPERSGGLEAAHSLGGGPGKTGAPLASGAIASVECELEATYPGGDHELFLGRVVAVHPGETGKNPLVYHEGGYPRLVPADGPGEAGAFMDSARGFDARLQGFGRRRGKQRG, encoded by the coding sequence ATGACGCCGGGCGAGGAGCTGCGGAGCGTCATGCGCCACTTCCCCGGCGGCGTAACGGTCGTGACCTGCGGCCCCGAAGAAGACGCCGAGGGCATGACGGCCAGCGCGGTCATCTCCGTCTCCCTGGACCCGCCGCTCATGCTCGTAAGCGTCCAGCGGGACGCCCGGATCAGGGACAAGATCCTGGACCGCAAGCACTACGCCATAAACTTCCTTGCGGAGGATCAGGAAGGGCTCAGCCGCCTCTTCGCCTCTCCGGAGCGCTCCGGCGGCCTTGAGGCGGCCCACTCACTCGGCGGAGGCCCCGGCAAGACGGGCGCCCCGCTTGCAAGCGGGGCCATAGCCTCCGTCGAGTGCGAGCTCGAAGCCACCTACCCCGGCGGCGACCACGAGCTCTTTCTCGGGCGCGTCGTCGCCGTCCATCCCGGTGAGACGGGGAAGAACCCGCTCGTCTACCACGAGGGCGGCTACCCGCGCCTCGTCCCCGCCGATGGCCCCGGCGAAGCCGGAGCGTTCATGGACTCCGCCCGGGGCTTCGACGCCCGGCTTCAGGGCTTCGGTCGCAGGCGCGGAAAGCAGCGGGGCTGA
- a CDS encoding type IV pilus modification PilV family protein, whose product MSSRARDEAGYSLVELLAAIVILTVAIIPMVTMLDTGLKTSTTSGNYDRARLLANTELERAKSLAYATVKSNFPAGTGNPNVTSPAQASASYPGLSYTITKEYLAQPAEGIAAQSFVTSSTDQGLIRLTVRVTWGSGNMYSASGVVVQ is encoded by the coding sequence TTGTCTAGCCGAGCCAGAGACGAGGCCGGATACTCCCTCGTCGAGCTTCTCGCAGCTATCGTGATCCTCACGGTAGCCATAATTCCAATGGTGACCATGCTCGACACCGGGCTCAAAACCTCCACCACGAGCGGCAACTACGACCGAGCCCGGTTGCTGGCGAACACGGAACTGGAGCGGGCGAAGAGCCTCGCCTACGCGACCGTGAAATCAAATTTCCCGGCAGGGACCGGAAACCCGAACGTCACGTCCCCGGCGCAGGCAAGCGCTTCCTACCCCGGCCTCTCCTATACCATTACAAAGGAATACCTTGCGCAACCGGCGGAGGGCATCGCGGCTCAGAGCTTCGTGACGTCCAGCACGGATCAGGGCCTTATTCGGCTAACGGTGCGGGTAACGTGGGGCTCGGGAAACATGTACAGCGCCTCGGGCGTGGTGGTCCAGTGA
- a CDS encoding LacI family DNA-binding transcriptional regulator, with the protein MTSIKDVAREAGVSVATVSRTFSGAQPVSEKVKERVRDSARKIGYRPNALARSLRVEETMTLGLVVPSIINPFFTNLARAIEDAAWEDGYSIMLGNTDESVEKEARYLELLLEKRVDGIIVSPARAESPALQRVVGEVPVVFIDRLADGVEAPVVRASGDRAVRELAGYLIGLGHERLGVISGPADTVSGRERLDAFLTETLSLGVPVPGGRVRIGDFRRESGAQAMRELLALGHPPTAVFVANNSMALGALLELRGRGLRVPEDVSVASFDDVGWFDLLSPPLTAIAQPVREMGVVAAKTLARMLAGEGAGEIAPFEAELIVRGSCAPPNGRVASNGHHEGF; encoded by the coding sequence TTGACCAGCATCAAGGACGTTGCGCGGGAGGCCGGGGTCTCGGTGGCGACGGTCTCGCGGACCTTCAGCGGGGCGCAGCCGGTGAGCGAAAAGGTCAAGGAACGGGTCCGGGACTCGGCCCGGAAGATCGGCTACCGCCCGAACGCCCTCGCCCGTTCGCTGCGGGTCGAGGAGACGATGACGCTCGGGCTGGTGGTGCCGAGCATCATCAATCCGTTTTTCACCAACCTCGCCCGGGCCATCGAGGATGCGGCGTGGGAGGACGGCTACAGCATCATGCTCGGCAACACCGACGAGAGCGTAGAGAAAGAGGCCCGCTACCTGGAGCTTCTTCTGGAGAAGCGGGTGGACGGGATCATAGTAAGCCCCGCCCGGGCGGAGTCGCCCGCTCTCCAGAGGGTTGTCGGGGAGGTTCCGGTGGTCTTTATAGACCGGCTGGCCGACGGGGTCGAGGCCCCGGTCGTGCGGGCGAGCGGCGACCGGGCCGTGCGCGAGCTCGCGGGATATCTTATCGGCCTCGGGCACGAGCGGCTCGGGGTCATCTCCGGCCCGGCGGATACCGTCTCCGGTCGGGAGCGCCTCGACGCCTTTCTCACGGAGACGCTCTCCCTGGGCGTTCCCGTACCCGGGGGGCGGGTGAGGATAGGGGACTTCCGCCGGGAGAGCGGGGCACAGGCGATGAGGGAGCTTCTCGCGCTCGGGCATCCCCCGACGGCGGTCTTCGTGGCGAACAACTCGATGGCCCTCGGCGCGCTCCTCGAGCTCAGGGGACGGGGGCTCAGGGTGCCGGAAGACGTCTCCGTGGCGAGCTTCGACGATGTGGGGTGGTTTGATCTTCTTTCCCCGCCGCTGACGGCCATCGCCCAGCCCGTCCGGGAGATGGGCGTGGTCGCCGCGAAGACCCTTGCCCGGATGCTGGCCGGGGAGGGGGCCGGGGAGATAGCGCCCTTCGAGGCGGAGCTTATAGTGCGCGGTTCCTGCGCCCCGCCAAACGGTCGGGTGGCCTCCAACGGGCATCACGAGGGGTTTTGA
- a CDS encoding ribokinase, whose product MVGSINRDFVLKVERRARPGETLTDAALELHEGGKGANQAVAAARLGAEVSILGRIGEDEIGPPLLRSLEENGVDVKSVSRDPERATGSAFIAVTPDGENSITVAPGANRGLSVADVEAARERIEAAAVVVAQLEIPPEVVEQTAGIVRESGGRMLLNFAPARRAASPGLVRGADPLVVNEIEAGILLGDPERVADPEAAMEAAPELLALGAGSVVITLGGAGAVCAAENFGPEHVPAPEVEVVDTTGAGDAFVGALAARLSFGDTFRDAVGLAVLAGSAAVTGAGAQGALPTPEQLRRP is encoded by the coding sequence GTGGTCGGCTCGATAAACCGGGACTTTGTTCTGAAGGTCGAGCGCCGGGCAAGGCCGGGTGAGACCCTGACGGACGCCGCGCTGGAGCTGCACGAGGGCGGCAAGGGGGCAAATCAGGCCGTAGCTGCGGCCCGGCTCGGGGCGGAGGTCTCCATCCTCGGGCGGATCGGAGAGGATGAGATAGGCCCGCCGCTTCTGCGCTCGCTGGAGGAGAACGGCGTGGACGTGAAGTCTGTCTCGCGCGACCCCGAACGGGCGACGGGTTCGGCGTTTATAGCGGTAACGCCCGACGGCGAGAACTCCATAACCGTAGCGCCGGGGGCGAACCGGGGGCTTTCGGTCGCGGACGTGGAGGCCGCCCGGGAGAGAATAGAGGCTGCGGCGGTCGTCGTGGCCCAGCTGGAGATCCCACCGGAGGTGGTGGAACAGACCGCCGGGATCGTCCGCGAGTCCGGCGGGAGGATGCTCTTGAACTTCGCCCCGGCCCGGCGGGCGGCCTCGCCCGGTCTGGTGCGCGGTGCAGACCCGCTGGTCGTCAACGAGATCGAAGCCGGAATCCTTCTCGGGGACCCGGAGCGCGTCGCGGATCCCGAAGCGGCGATGGAGGCCGCGCCGGAACTGCTTGCGCTCGGGGCCGGCTCGGTGGTCATCACCCTCGGCGGGGCCGGGGCGGTCTGCGCCGCAGAGAACTTCGGACCGGAGCATGTCCCGGCCCCGGAGGTCGAGGTCGTGGACACGACCGGGGCGGGGGATGCGTTTGTCGGGGCGCTGGCCGCCCGGCTCTCCTTCGGGGATACCTTTCGAGACGCCGTCGGCCTTGCCGTACTCGCCGGGTCCGCCGCCGTTACCGGGGCGGGGGCGCAGGGCGCGCTGCCGACGCCGGAGCAACTGCGCCGCCCCTGA
- a CDS encoding sigma-70 family RNA polymerase sigma factor: MATMHATVAGPQVGWDRTGRLLAAYRESNDRRALARLFAMHGGILRGVVLRYRDSSGESYEDLLQVGHVGLMKAVCGYEPGSRAKFSTYAHAMIEGEIRHHLRDSSPGMRRPRWARSLYAKVAKANAKLMAELGRPPLTEELAREVNVTPEGIEELMKLYFDTNVRSLDEEAEGSGAADLSAIKSLHHETFALPIEDRIWLQEAMQSLSELQRKVLHHLYYEDLSQTETGEKLGLSQRKVSRIAAASIRRLGTLARSG; this comes from the coding sequence ATGGCAACTATGCACGCAACGGTCGCAGGGCCGCAGGTGGGGTGGGATCGGACGGGGCGACTTCTCGCGGCCTACCGGGAGAGCAACGACCGGCGCGCTCTTGCGCGGCTCTTCGCGATGCACGGGGGGATACTCCGGGGGGTCGTACTGCGTTACAGAGACTCCAGCGGCGAGTCCTACGAGGACCTGCTGCAGGTCGGCCACGTCGGGCTGATGAAGGCCGTCTGCGGCTACGAGCCCGGCTCGCGGGCGAAGTTCAGTACCTACGCCCACGCCATGATCGAGGGTGAGATCCGCCACCACCTCCGCGACTCTTCGCCGGGGATGCGACGCCCCCGCTGGGCCAGAAGCCTCTACGCAAAGGTCGCGAAGGCGAACGCAAAGCTCATGGCCGAGCTCGGCCGCCCGCCGCTCACCGAAGAACTCGCCCGCGAGGTAAACGTAACGCCCGAGGGCATCGAGGAACTCATGAAGCTCTACTTCGACACCAACGTTCGCTCCCTCGACGAAGAAGCGGAGGGCTCCGGTGCTGCGGACCTCTCCGCCATAAAAAGCCTTCACCACGAGACCTTCGCCCTCCCGATAGAGGACCGCATCTGGCTCCAGGAGGCGATGCAGAGCCTATCCGAGCTTCAGAGAAAAGTCCTGCACCACCTCTACTACGAAGACCTCTCTCAGACCGAGACCGGCGAGAAGCTCGGGTTGTCTCAGCGCAAAGTGTCCAGAATAGCGGCCGCTTCCATCCGGCGGCTCGGAACCCTTGCCCGGAGCGGCTAA
- a CDS encoding class I SAM-dependent methyltransferase, giving the protein MFRARLLDLVRTSPEETGGPVPEGGVVEYLREGSVVSGSGGRYRIRDGYLDLLGPGRAVGDNIANLTNYLPGAGAGYEPLWRGRSLSLLTGEEFSNAREMDLVFDLADLKSGGVFLDLGCSAGLYTRNAARRLGSDGDVVGIDLAPSMLKEAVKKAHNAGVSPSFVRADAKRLPFADGSFAGALCGGTLNELGDPARVLRETARVVRPGGRLAIMGILRAETRNGRRLQRLLSTGGVSFFEPQKVASMLDHAGFKADPLVRFGPVFFVGASVRDG; this is encoded by the coding sequence GTGTTCCGGGCGCGGCTCCTCGACCTCGTGCGAACCTCCCCGGAGGAGACGGGCGGTCCTGTGCCGGAGGGCGGGGTCGTGGAGTACCTCCGGGAGGGCTCCGTTGTCTCGGGGTCCGGCGGACGCTACCGGATAAGGGATGGCTACCTCGACCTGCTCGGGCCGGGCCGGGCCGTCGGGGACAACATCGCCAACCTCACCAACTACCTCCCCGGCGCGGGCGCGGGCTACGAACCGCTCTGGCGGGGGCGGTCGCTCTCGCTGCTGACCGGAGAGGAGTTCTCCAACGCACGGGAGATGGACCTTGTCTTCGACCTCGCGGACCTGAAGAGCGGCGGCGTCTTTCTCGACCTCGGATGTTCCGCCGGGCTCTATACCCGGAACGCGGCCCGCAGGCTCGGCTCGGACGGGGACGTTGTGGGGATAGACCTTGCGCCCTCGATGCTGAAAGAAGCGGTGAAGAAGGCCCACAACGCCGGCGTATCGCCGTCTTTTGTCCGGGCCGATGCGAAACGGCTGCCGTTTGCTGACGGGAGCTTCGCGGGGGCCCTGTGCGGCGGGACGCTGAACGAGCTCGGAGACCCGGCCCGGGTGCTGCGCGAGACCGCCCGCGTCGTGCGTCCCGGCGGCCGGCTGGCGATCATGGGCATCTTGCGGGCGGAAACGAGAAACGGCCGTCGGCTGCAGCGGCTCCTCTCCACCGGCGGCGTAAGCTTCTTTGAACCGCAGAAGGTAGCTTCCATGCTAGATCACGCCGGTTTCAAAGCGGACCCGCTCGTCAGGTTCGGCCCGGTCTTTTTCGTCGGGGCGAGCGTCCGGGACGGGTAG
- a CDS encoding prepilin-type N-terminal cleavage/methylation domain-containing protein — protein sequence MQERKADERGFTLIELLVVVIIIGILAAIAIPTFLAQRDRANRSALQSDMRNAATAAQACAAAADGSYAGCDLAALRTNGFNPSANVTITPTPAAANWSASGTHANLSSTTATYSTTGANAGRVVVTP from the coding sequence ATGCAAGAGAGGAAAGCCGACGAGCGAGGCTTCACCCTCATAGAGCTTCTGGTCGTCGTGATCATCATCGGCATCCTCGCCGCCATCGCCATCCCGACGTTCCTTGCTCAGCGGGACCGGGCAAACCGATCCGCTCTTCAAAGTGATATGAGAAACGCTGCTACTGCGGCGCAGGCTTGTGCCGCTGCTGCAGATGGCAGCTACGCAGGATGTGATCTGGCCGCGCTGAGGACCAATGGCTTCAATCCATCTGCAAACGTTACGATTACACCAACCCCCGCTGCTGCGAACTGGTCCGCTTCAGGAACTCACGCTAACCTGTCGAGCACTACTGCGACCTACAGCACAACCGGTGCTAACGCTGGCCGTGTGGTAGTTACTCCGTAA
- a CDS encoding esterase/lipase family protein, which translates to MESERRKDPLSNRPPVVVVGGFFSWPVHYRKMAAAIGELSGFPVHVVPLTPADWLAALFLGRTGQLVFEVATVIDKVLLDSPADRVILVGHSAGGIASRVCIGGTPPYGGRRYSGHRRVSHLITLGSPHLVGDSWPLGEIHRANELFPGALHENISYLSVAGAAVNGRESRRAARFYGRMTGDSDLPGDGIVPVQSALLPGSEHLVLNDLRHDQNGSHNWYGSDLATVARWWPAGLRGSRASGSPATAKGPA; encoded by the coding sequence ATGGAATCAGAGCGCAGAAAAGATCCCCTGTCCAACCGTCCCCCGGTCGTCGTGGTCGGGGGGTTCTTCTCGTGGCCGGTTCACTACCGGAAGATGGCTGCGGCCATCGGGGAACTCTCCGGGTTTCCGGTGCACGTGGTGCCGCTAACCCCGGCGGACTGGCTGGCCGCGCTCTTTCTCGGGCGAACGGGACAGCTCGTCTTCGAAGTCGCAACCGTTATAGACAAGGTTTTGCTTGACTCACCGGCTGATCGGGTGATCCTCGTCGGCCACTCGGCGGGCGGCATCGCCTCCCGGGTCTGCATCGGCGGGACCCCGCCCTACGGCGGCCGACGCTACTCCGGCCACCGCCGGGTCTCGCACCTTATCACCCTCGGCTCGCCCCACCTTGTCGGCGACTCGTGGCCGCTCGGGGAGATCCACCGCGCAAACGAGCTGTTCCCCGGCGCGCTCCACGAAAACATCTCCTACCTCTCCGTCGCCGGGGCCGCCGTAAACGGTCGGGAGTCGCGCAGGGCCGCCCGCTTCTACGGGCGCATGACCGGAGACAGCGACCTCCCCGGAGACGGCATAGTCCCGGTGCAGTCGGCCCTGCTCCCCGGCTCCGAGCACCTCGTCCTCAACGACCTTCGCCACGACCAGAACGGCTCTCACAACTGGTACGGCTCCGACCTCGCGACGGTCGCCCGCTGGTGGCCCGCCGGGCTGCGAGGGAGCCGGGCATCCGGTTCTCCGGCGACGGCGAAGGGTCCGGCATGA
- a CDS encoding PilW family protein: MALGDERGFTLPELLVTIMLLTIMLSALYGIFDASVRVFSMGNDRTEANENARLSLNRMEREIRAAYPPSSGTTLLLTNNPGEISFRHNPSGTPETVTYRRGALDGAGRGPLERNGQPVVDNVSALEFRYCSTPDSCTSISEANVRLVRISLTTSENGRDQTLTTDVYLRNRA; the protein is encoded by the coding sequence GTGGCGCTCGGGGACGAGCGCGGTTTTACTTTGCCGGAGCTCTTGGTCACGATCATGCTGCTGACGATAATGCTGTCCGCGCTCTACGGTATCTTTGATGCCAGCGTCCGGGTCTTCAGCATGGGCAACGACCGGACTGAGGCAAACGAGAACGCCCGTCTCAGCCTGAACCGGATGGAGCGGGAGATCCGGGCCGCCTACCCCCCGAGCAGCGGCACGACCCTGCTGCTAACGAATAATCCCGGGGAAATAAGCTTCCGCCACAATCCGTCCGGTACGCCCGAGACGGTCACTTACCGACGCGGCGCGCTCGATGGAGCGGGACGCGGCCCTCTTGAGCGCAACGGCCAGCCTGTTGTGGACAACGTAAGCGCCCTTGAGTTCAGGTACTGCAGCACCCCGGACAGTTGCACCAGCATAAGCGAAGCGAACGTCCGGCTCGTTCGCATCTCTCTCACCACCAGCGAGAACGGTCGCGACCAGACGCTTACAACGGACGTCTATTTAAGGAACAGAGCATGA
- a CDS encoding prepilin peptidase, which translates to MTDALPAVVAGLFGLLAGSFLNVVIHRVPLKESIVWPGSRCPNCRSSIRAYDNVPVLSYLVLRGRCRSCGVHIPARYPLVELLTGLLFFAVALRFGLTLALAPALVLVAVLVVLAATDLEHRLLPNAVVGPAAVAGLVLSVPARPEWWWVYPVSGLAAGAGLFLIASLYPGGMGMGDVKMAAMLGFFLGPYAFLAVFLGALLGTLVSVALIAARRMGRRSLIPFGTFMAAGALVVLFLGPALWNGYLGLF; encoded by the coding sequence ATGACAGACGCGCTGCCCGCGGTCGTGGCGGGTCTTTTCGGGCTTCTTGCGGGGAGCTTCCTGAACGTGGTTATCCACCGCGTCCCCCTGAAGGAGTCCATCGTCTGGCCCGGCTCCCGCTGCCCGAACTGCCGGTCGAGCATCCGCGCCTACGACAACGTCCCCGTCCTCTCCTACCTTGTCCTGCGCGGCAGGTGCCGGAGCTGCGGCGTGCACATCCCGGCGCGCTACCCGCTCGTCGAGCTGCTCACGGGGCTTCTTTTCTTTGCGGTCGCGCTGCGGTTCGGACTGACGCTCGCGCTCGCCCCGGCCCTTGTACTGGTCGCCGTTCTTGTCGTGCTGGCCGCCACCGACCTCGAACACCGGCTCCTGCCGAACGCCGTGGTCGGCCCGGCGGCGGTGGCCGGCCTCGTTCTCTCCGTACCGGCGAGGCCGGAGTGGTGGTGGGTGTATCCGGTGTCGGGGCTCGCGGCGGGGGCCGGGCTGTTCCTTATAGCTTCCCTCTACCCCGGCGGTATGGGGATGGGGGACGTGAAGATGGCCGCGATGCTCGGCTTTTTCCTCGGGCCGTACGCCTTTCTCGCGGTCTTTCTCGGGGCACTTCTCGGAACGCTCGTGAGCGTCGCGCTTATTGCGGCCCGCAGGATGGGCCGCCGGAGCCTGATCCCGTTCGGTACGTTCATGGCCGCCGGGGCGCTTGTCGTGCTGTTCTTAGGACCCGCGCTCTGGAACGGCTACCTCGGGCTTTTCTAG